AAAAGCTTGAGGAAAAAATCCTTGTTGATTTAAGTTCCTAATGTAACAGTTATAATCTGACAAACTGGTGAATGATGTACAAAAGTATGCTTTGAACCCTGTTAATTGATATTCATATTCCAGAAAAAATGAGCAAAATTTGGGTGGCAAGGAGTATATGTTCCTTTACACATTTGCTGTGAAAGCAAATatcatatatatgtttttgtcTGATGGATTATTACAAGCAAAACACAAATGTTACAGGATCTGAAACCACCACGGTTCTTCTGtaacttgaaaaagaaaaaacctgTAGTTGTTATGGCCTTTCTTCTGTTAACTTCCTATTCATAGTCCacaaaaaactgtttttctacAAGAGGCttttaatttcgaagttcttcTTCGAGAACCCAAGCTGAGAATTCCTCTCTCCCTGAGAGGTATCTTCTCTTCTAATTCTTGTAGGCTGATGCAGCTTTTGGGATATTCATACCCCACATCCCAGGCCTCTGGCTTCTGATCCTTTCATGATTCTCAGTTTCTTGCAGGATGACATAAACATTCTGCAAAAGTGATAGGCAACTCGATTATTACACAGGTTTACAAGGCACAgctcagagagagagagagagagagagagaacttaCTCCCAGGGAACATCACCAACTAGCATCAAGTCACCATCTTTATCTTCATATGCAGGTGCATATTCTGATCCTCTGTAACCTTCCCTCTCAGAATACTCACCTATTGTGAGTTTGAACATATTTTCCAAAGCTTTGAGGAACTCTGGGTACCCCTTGTATAGTTTCAGATCAATCTTTCTAAGATAAGGGGCACCATCCATGCTCACTTTGACATAGAATCCAGTCTCAGCTTCTGCCTTCTTTTGTTGGAGACTATTTTTCCTGTAGGACCTGACTGGTGGCCACCCCACAATCTGTGCCCTGCcataacacaaaaaaaaatccaacaatCAGCTGATTGCACTACCATTTAGATGTTACCAGTAATGAAAACTCTCTCATATCCAGAATACTGATGCAGAAACTTACTTGGCAGCAGGTGCAGCTTCGCGGTCGCCATGTTGAGCATCAAGATCATCGTTTTTTGCACTTTCTTCAGCGCACTCAGGCAAGCTTCTCTTGTTATTCTTAGTACATGATGCTGATTCTTTCTCAGACTCGTCAGTGCCTGGCAACCCCAACCTAAGCTCAGTTGCCTTGAGATTCAGATCATTTTCATGAGCCACAATGGCCTCCATTCTTCCAAGATTCTCAAGCTCTTCTATACCTTTCACTTGTATAACCAAATCCGAGCCACCCCAGATGCTAAAATCAAGTTCTTGAACCTTGAACTGATTGATCAAAGCCAAAAACTTTCTTCCCACTTCTTCAAGATTTCTATGCAGAGATGCTGCTTTCTTGCAAGGAAAGAGAAATGTTGTTAACCAACTTGTAATGTGCAACTGTTGGAGAAATTGTAAAGTTTGTAACGCAAACTTGCAAAGAAAGGTGTTTTATAGGGTATGATTTTATAAAgtggtagtagtagtagtagttaaGTTGTATGATGGTGCTAGCAATAGAAGAAGTGAATAAGTATTAAGGCGGTGGCTTAAtatttttgtgtgaaatgtgcATGATTTTCGGACAAAGGCAAGCTCAGCTGTCGGCAGCATTAGCAGCAGCTTTGAGGCAGCTGCTCCTACATTTAGGGGACAAGAGTTGGACAGGCTCAGCCGCCCAGATGGACGACTTTCGAGAACGCGATGGGGACGGTCAAGATGCGTTTTAGGGGGTCGCGGGAGTGAAATCAGGAACGTTGGATTGAGGAGGGGGAGGGATTGGACTTTGGAGGAACCTCCCATGTGAATTAAACGGGTCCACATGGGTACTGGGTACCCACAGAAAGTAGGCATGTGAGAATTAATCCACTTtgcttagttcaaattttgggATAATTTGAAGGTTAGTGGCTTTATAATCACAATTAGTATGATCGCGTTTACTAGGTCATAGCCCCTAATCCATTTTCAATTACttattgatttatttttgtgtttctctttttttttttgccattcATTTTTCTCCAACTATCGACGCGGACGAAGGAATTCTACATGTATTTTCCAAACCAGCTATCATGTCAGTTCATTAACTTCACATAAAACGGTAccgtttttttctttttcctccctagGCAACCAGAGTGGAAGTCTTGAAGTTAATAACGTAATTTGACTCAGTTTTTTGGTCTCAGTTCAATCCGGACATTCTCTCTCTTATTTATGGAACTTGTTATTTCTGTTCGGTTCTGAAATCTTAGCCGAAGTCAATCGCAGAAAAATATGGGGCATAAAAAGGTTTAACAGCAAGGCACGTGTCCTTAATCGTTTGTCATCTGTGATGAGATGTTTCTGTGACCATGAATCAAATAGGATTTCCTTTCCTCCACTGTCAAGTAATTGCACAAGCTACAATAAAACTAGTACTAGATCAAGCCGCGTACAAATGTGAATGGGCATACAACCTTTATCATATGTTAGTATTCTATTTGTGAGTCTCTGTATATAGTTGTTTATCTTGAaaaatatcttgattttggtgtgGGGGTgtgttttgggggggggggggggagaggaGGTTGGTAAATGTCATAATTTCTTGATTTAGAAACATAACATTATGTATAGTTGTTTATCTTGAAAAATTAACGAGAGGACTTTGATCTTGATTGGGGGAGGTTTTTTTGGGGGTGGGGGTAGGGGTGGAGTTGGGTGGTAAACATGGTTCAAAGACTCTGTCGAGTCGTCAATGGAAAGGAGTTTTCGTTCCGATGTCAGGacgagataatttcaaaataataaatcgTCGAGAATTTGATCGAATCATAGAAAATTCGTTCGAAACATCTCCAAGACGGATAGAAACGGTCGAATCGTTTTCAAATCAattcgaatttttattatttttgtttatcatatttttttattttttaaaatattaaatattttaagaATTTACGTCTCATCGAAATTGTGACCAATATGTTGAAGCTGATGTGAAACAGTCTGAGCCATGACCGCGACCGCAACCGTGGCTTTGAACTATGGTGGTAAATGCCATAATTTCTTGATTTAGAAGCATAACATTACTCACGACTCCCTTTGTCTTGCGCCAAAAAAGTCTCCAGAATTTTGGCGACCGAAGAGTTAGGCATATCAATTTCTTTGCAAACACTTCTAGTCATTCCCAAGACATTGAATCTTCCTACTTCTTACCAAAGCAACGCATCCACCTCCCACGCCCTGTAATCAATCCTGCATAGTAGATGTACGAATAAGGTAGAACATCATGTTCGGGAAGGTCAAGAAAAACCACTTACAACCAAAAAAGTTCCCATATTTGCAGTTTTGGTCCACCAAAATGGACAATATACCTCCTTTCAAGATTcaaataatctttttttttttaactttgcgCTTCAATTAAGATTGTATTGGTTGGGGCCTCTTgataattttgttttttcaatttgttctcaGCTTGAACTTCCATGTATCTGCGAGACTCTATTTGATAATCCagttcaacacttaaatttggtagattcaaatcttaatatattcagaccatttgataaccaaaaattaaatatttgaattaattaaatggcactgaattttctaaacaaaacttgctcataaaattaagtgataaagcATTCGCtgatcactgaatgtgatatacactcaaatgtattagatttaatatttaatattttaataatttattggattcatatttcagatttcagactttagttttcaaactttaattttatcaaacgcaccctaaatgTAGATTTGGCTCTTGATAGGAGAGCACTAAAAAGAGTTTTGGATTGAAGTGCGCCACATGTAGATAATAAGTTCCTAACTAATGAAATTAGTTGATACTTGAGGCTATTGAGACAGCAATATTTTTAGGTCCTTTATGGTACAACCTCGTGCCACAGATCAATTACTGCAATATTTAAAGTTACTATTGGAGTTGGGATCTAAATTTGGGgtgcaacaagaaaaaaaaaattttattttatttttgcaactACGAGGCAATACTGGATGCACAATTACTCCATTAAGCCAGATGCGTGAAAAAGCTACCTATTTTCTGATGGCCTGCGATAAAGTTACAAACAAGTTATAGTAGGTATAACTTTAACCCAAAGAAGAAAATCTTCTTGTCGATTGCAAAACCTCTTTATTAGCTCTTAAGGAAACAATTACAGCAAACTTGATTAGTGAAACCACATTATAAGCAATTAATCAAAAGACACAAGTACTTTCAAGGAAAGCCCCACCTTGTTTGTTTGTCCGAATCATTTCAAACCCACGAGATTCTCATTCCATGGACTTGTGTGTTGTGCTAATTTTCATCAACATTAGGGTCCAGTCTATTTAGCCGCGTACGTGTGGCATCATGTCTCAGGGAAAGTGCCCAGTAATTGCAAATggtttttttcacttttgtgcCTTTAGTCAAAAAGAAGCAGCAAAttaataacttgttcaaaactTCAAGAATTGCCCGTATACGGTTTTAATACTACCAGTTTGGTCTGGAGTCTGAACATATACGTACTAAGAAGTTTGAGCAATATAATTTGAAAAGTTCCATCTGCATGTGAAATGATCGAGATGCTAATTCAAGACGATCAATAGGGGAAATtagaaagccaaaaaaaaaaaagaattgtatACAGATCAAAAAGGATCTCTGTGTTGGTTGTTATAGAACTCATGATGATCTatgtatcattttttttttcattatttgagtttttaatggTTCttgtcaaagaagaaaaataaaacatacTAATTACTAACGACCAATGGTTCTtgtcaaaggaaaaaaaaaaaaagaccaatggggatatatatatatacacacacacacacacaaatcaGTAATGTTGAACATTATAATAAAACAAAGGATTTCTCCCTTCATTTCATGTTAGTTTAAGCTTGTGATTCCTGTTTCAGCTGGGATTCTTACATGAAGTGCATGTTCATTAAGTTATTGAGAAGGAATATGTTGAGTCAGTCAGAAGGAAGCATGCAGCATATTTGGGTTTCAGTACATACAATTCAAAGAAGATGCCATTCTCTGTCCCCTACATCGAAGGACAGTTCACTTTATTTTAAGTCCCAGTCTCCCcactttttcttggtttttcttCTTAACTATTGGAGTCCCTGCATTATCATTCGATTGGAAATGATTAGTGACTGCAGCGATTTGATTAAAACGAATTGTCGGTGggaaaaatattaaggatatgtTGATTGAGTTTCGTAGATACTTCATTGAATCATCTGTAAATTATCCAATCTAGAATTATGAAACTTCATTGTAAAAATGTTCCTTAAGACGCATATGCAAGCTAATGGTACAAAAAGacaatcatttaatcatttagtGGGTCGGTGGAAATATGAATCTGTTTTGctgcttcatgatttttatttttcaaatctcatTTAGCTCATTGTTTATGCTAACTTCATTATTAGGCAATGGCTCAGGTAATGATATAGATCATTACTGCCCTAAGAACAATACTGTATCATTCATGGTCTATGTTATTAGTGTGCGATTGACAGATTAATCGCTCTTGCCTTGTTGAACTATAGAAAGGGATTTAGCAATGGTCAAACACATGCAGAACTAGAGATGGCAAGGAAGGTGGATGCCCGTCTTGCATGGGAGGAATGGGACAGGGGATGGGGGAACATATCCCGGCACATCCCTTGCCCCGTTCCCGCCTAGATTTTAACGTAGTATACTAACTATGCATGTTTCTATATGTGTAATACGAAATAAATGctatattattgttattatataaatatatttgtatGAATTAAGTAACATATTATGTGATTACGATAAAACGATGtaatattttgttaaaatttcaACAGAATAATTAAGCAAACGTGAAGGCGGAGGAGGGGACATGGGTTGGGTAGGGGAGCGGGGGGAACAGGGCGGAGGCGGGGAAACTTTTATAAAACGAGGAGTAGCAGCTTTTGCGTTTCAAAATCACCCGTATGCAGAACTTTGTATTGTTATAACTTATATCTATAGTCAGTCAAAACATGGAATAAACTTTTACTTGATGGCTATACAAAAGATTATTCCTATACCTACAATTATAGtgacaaggaaagaaaagaataagCAAACGTGAGGGTGGCTCTTTTTTCCTTCGGAATATGAACCTTAAAAAAGTTTAATGAAGATTAACAGAAAATAATTGCGATTCATAAAAATTTGAATGCAGTTGCAGTACTAGTACAGATCGCTCTGTAATAGAACTATCAAAGGAGCACGAATCCGCCACTCcaattttttcccccctttaTAGACgttggagatttttttttttaattctattcGTTTTCCATAAATATATGtgtcttaaaaaaaatttagaaaagaaagaTGATATAcctttttgaagaaaaatagtAAGTGTACAGCAGAACATTATCtttattttctgaaatttagatATTAATCTGTCGGCATTGCTAGCTCTCAATATCAAACAACTTTTAGTAGGAAGGATGGATCGACTTGTTTTGTTGTCCAAGCtaaggtttgattgctttgcttTTCGTCATAATTGCTgaaagaaaatacaaagggacagCTACACTCATCAAGACCGCTGCAAAGTTAGCTGGAAAACTTTGGACGATGAGAATGAGATATAACCAAGCAGTACAGTACCATGGCATGCAATGAAAGCTGTAAGCTAATTATTCTTCACACACCCGTTGTACTTGAAATCAAAATAAGGATTTTTCCTGGATCTGAAGAACATCAAGTTTGTGATTCAAAACGAACCAATTAGGACTGTGTCCAACTGTTCAATATTTTCATGTCCACACAaaaatatagatatatatattttttgaagttAGGATATGACAAATGACTCATCAGAGGAGCCCTATATTGACCAGCTGGTTAAGTTGGCTTCATGACTGGGCAAGATCTGACCACGTACGAGGGGGAACAGACTATTTGAGACTTTTGATTGGAGGGATTACGCTAATTAATGTCTAACTGAAAggaaaattgataataatgataataatgcTAGTGTTCTGATCATTTAAATGGCATAAAAAATgtgtattaattaattattaaacGAGGTGATGATAGAGACATTACATTTTAGTTGTCAGTGCTTTGAATCTTGCTTCTTTGAGTCATCCTTTTCTTTTATCCATTTCAGTCGGCTCCTAGTCCTCGTATTAAGCTTGGTCCATTCCTCAGAATGTAGAAACAGCAGCTAACCTGTTGGTTCATGTTACAAGAAATTTTGTATCTCTTTCTTGAAGCTAAAGGCACATGATATGTGATGTACAGACACTGCCAAACTTGTATCAGCTAAAGCTACCTCAAACTCATAGCAATGAACATGAAGAATATCAGCTTTGAGGGAAAAAAGGTTGGCCATTTACTGCACGGGATCGAAGACAAAATTTCGTCTTCAACTTTTGGCCTTCAAGGCATTGTCTGCAAAGTTGGCGTCACTCATTATTAGGGTTTTGGGAACCTTTTAAAAGAGGGCGTGATTATGGCTCAAACTCTTTTGCATAAAAGATGAGCGTGAATACAGCTTTTAAGCGCCTGACCAGAATAACGCAATAAACAAAAGCTTTTACTGGTGCGCAGGCTAAAGAGTTAGATTAATAACCTTCAACACTAGGCCACGTAAACGAGAATGTGAAAGTAAACTTCATGTAATGACATACCACAAGGGCCATTTGTATATATTCTCCCTTTTCATCGTTTGCAAATTAAACGAGAGTAATTAATTAAGAAAGCAGTTTTTTTTTCTGTGCTAACTAATTCGTTGATTAGATCACAGAGAAGGCAGTGTCTGTATATGAATACATCATGCATGATGAGGTTGGATCAGGATTCTTGGGTGCAGGAGCTTCCAAAGGCTAGACAAGAAGACAAACACAAGGTAATCAGTATATATGTTACGCATGTATGTATAAAAGTGGTCCCGAAGAACATCAATACACAAGGGAAACCAACTCATGAAACTTCAACTCCCAACATATATATATGAGCATAATAACAAAATAGAGGCTGTCAGAGTGGGGGGAAGGTCACCTTTTCCAGCAATAAATCCGTGGGGATTTCCCTTCTGAAAACCCTTATCATCTCTGGCCAGCGGACAGGACCACTCCGAGCTATTATATCAAACAAAGGTTCCACCACACTTTGTTGTGTTGTGCAGTCTTCACAATCTTCAGATATATATTGGTCCAGTTCGTGTGTTATCAATACAAATCCGCCCCACAAGTCCATCCATGATCCAACCCACCCACCTCCCCTTCCTTCAACCCCTTCACCTCCATCTCCACCTCCAGCCCTCTTGATGTCTCTTTCTACCATGTGCATATGAAACTCAGAGATCTCTTAGCTTGTGCTGTTCAAGCAAGTCAATCCCTGCTCTAAAGTCTGAACTACCCAACTACCATGCATACACCCTCCCGGGCCTCCCCCcctccctcctctctctctctctctaggatCAAGGGCCTCTCTAGTTAATTCTGTACCGTTCCTGTGAttcttatgatttttggtgtAAATTCGTAAATTTTTTGTGTAATCGTGAATAAGTTGCACGAGTTAACAACGTTTACACCAAAATCGTATCATTTTTCACTAAATGTTATAAATATTGCACAACTAGATGGAAGTTTTTAAGGGTAGACACTACTGCAGATTTTTAGCTCTAGAATATGTCAAATTAGTTGCTAGAAGTAGCCCTaggttttcagtttttttttttttttttggactaatgcaagtttttctttaattccagGTATTGTTGTTGAAATTCCATTGGGGATAATTGAGTTTGTAAACGAAAGCTGATTAACGAGATACTTAAGCCTTTTTTTTCAGTTTCTAAATACAAATCATGATATCTATTTTATACTTTAATCAACAGTAGATAATACACAATACTCTCCTGAACctataaagaagaaaaaaaaaaaaagacaaggacaaaaaaagaaaagataaacaaatgataggaaccaaaaaaaaaaaaaaacgaaaaaaaacgATGATGATGTGATTGTTTTATGCTTGTTGTCCCCAGGAATCAAGATCCAACTCGCGTTACATCTTCTTTAGACGTGAACAACAGAGATTCTCATAACACGCCAAGGTTCAAAACTAAAAATTGCAGATAATGCTGATTGCCTGCTTCTTAACAATCAACTTGAAGTAGAAAATCCTTTTCTAGCAAATGCATCAAGAAAAGTACAAAACTATGTCTTTTTGGTTTTATCtcatgaatattttttttttctgcagcCAAAACCTTGGACAAACACAATTAAATTAGCTTATTCAATATACAGAAAGCTTCATTCCCTTTTCAGTTGATCTTATGTTTATGCAATTTTCTTTGACATTTTTTCTGGTTAAATTTTCTGATTCCCAAGAAAAATGTCTTCATCGTTTCATCAAGTAATATCTGACTGGCCGGGCATGCTATGGCGGCTATCAACCGTCGACCCACCGAGCGGAGAAAACCTGTGgcacattattttattttggtctTACATTTT
This region of Coffea arabica cultivar ET-39 chromosome 3c, Coffea Arabica ET-39 HiFi, whole genome shotgun sequence genomic DNA includes:
- the LOC113734215 gene encoding auxin-responsive protein IAA4, giving the protein MEAIVAHENDLNLKATELRLGLPGTDESEKESASCTKNNKRSLPECAEESAKNDDLDAQHGDREAAPAAKAQIVGWPPVRSYRKNSLQQKKAEAETGFYVKVSMDGAPYLRKIDLKLYKGYPEFLKALENMFKLTIGEYSEREGYRGSEYAPAYEDKDGDLMLVGDVPWEMFMSSCKKLRIMKGSEARGLGCGV